The stretch of DNA GCATCCCACGCCAAGATGCCAGAGTCTTTAAGATATTTGTGAGTTCGCTGCATCCAGTGAGCGAGCTTCTGATAATCTTCATCACCCATTTGCATGTCCTGGCTTTCTTCAAGATCAAAGCTGAAAACCTTTTTGAACTTTTCTAACGCCGACGGGTCAATCTCTCCTTCCGCAGAAATACAAGATCTTAATACATTGAATTTGGTGCGATGGCCTTGGGTACGAATATTTTCTAAGGCGCTTAATGCGGATTTTTGATCTTTGACTCCCCAGAACTCCTCAAGGATGCCAATGCAATCCCCTTTTATCTGGGGGCCATAATTCATATCTAGCCGGAAAAAATATTCCCCGATTTCATTAATAACGTGTTCTTTGGCGTCATCAGTAAGCTCTTTGCCTTCTTCCAAATCAGACCCGACAACTTGAAACACCTCATCAAGAACTTGATTTTCCTCGACAAAAGCGGCACCCAAGCACATCAACTTCTTTTCCAAGTTTGTTTCTGGCAAAATTCGCTGCATAGGGTCTCCCTTTTTTATAT from Bdellovibrio bacteriovorus encodes:
- a CDS encoding DUF1266 domain-containing protein, with the translated sequence MQRILPETNLEKKLMCLGAAFVEENQVLDEVFQVVGSDLEEGKELTDDAKEHVINEIGEYFFRLDMNYGPQIKGDCIGILEEFWGVKDQKSALSALENIRTQGHRTKFNVLRSCISAEGEIDPSALEKFKKVFSFDLEESQDMQMGDEDYQKLAHWMQRTHKYLKDSGILAWDAARYVHLARLSFIAGYLDDNETWAEILKLAPITEGHFGNWMEFAQSFLIGRTFWSGSDDPAVKTICERLLGHPASPWQFFEWN